One part of the Bacteroidia bacterium genome encodes these proteins:
- the mnmA gene encoding tRNA 2-thiouridine(34) synthase MnmA, with protein MARIVIGLSGGVDSSVAAHLLQQDGHEVIGLFMKNWHDDSVIISDECPWIEDSNDALSVAQKLGIPFQTIDLSEPYRERIVDYMFAEYEAGRTPNPDVLCNREIKFDIFLERALQLKADFVATGHYCRKESFEKEGETVYQLLAGKDGNKDQSYFLCQLTQKQLSHALFPIGHLSKPEVREIAESLDLVTAGKKDSQGLCFIGKVRLPEFLQQQLKPRKGKIVEIDAHADLYKERVLSQAEENRHAYLKRISTPYVYQASDGQEVGEHQGAHYFTIGQRRGLNVGGKAEPLFVIATDVEENIIYTGMGAEHPGLNKQALFIQKEDIHWLREDLELSAGESLELDVRIRYRQPLQKAKLYREEEGLYIEFEELQRGITPGQFAAWYKGEELIGSGVITY; from the coding sequence ATGGCGAGAATTGTAATTGGTCTATCAGGAGGAGTGGATTCCAGTGTAGCAGCTCATCTGTTACAACAGGATGGGCATGAAGTTATCGGCCTTTTTATGAAAAATTGGCATGATGACTCTGTGATTATCAGTGATGAATGTCCCTGGATAGAGGATAGCAATGATGCCCTGAGTGTGGCTCAAAAACTAGGTATTCCTTTTCAGACCATTGATTTGAGTGAGCCCTATCGCGAACGCATCGTAGATTATATGTTTGCAGAGTATGAAGCCGGGCGTACACCCAATCCAGATGTGCTCTGTAATCGCGAAATCAAGTTTGACATCTTTTTAGAAAGAGCCCTGCAACTAAAAGCGGACTTTGTAGCTACGGGTCATTATTGCAGAAAGGAATCTTTCGAAAAGGAAGGAGAGACCGTATATCAATTGCTGGCAGGCAAAGATGGAAACAAGGACCAGTCCTATTTTCTTTGCCAACTTACCCAGAAGCAATTGAGTCATGCTTTATTTCCCATCGGACATTTAAGCAAGCCAGAAGTACGTGAAATTGCTGAATCTCTGGATTTGGTTACTGCCGGGAAAAAGGATTCTCAAGGCCTCTGCTTTATAGGAAAAGTCCGACTTCCGGAATTCCTCCAACAACAACTCAAGCCCAGGAAAGGCAAAATTGTAGAAATCGATGCCCATGCCGATTTGTATAAAGAAAGAGTACTGAGTCAGGCCGAGGAAAATCGTCATGCCTACTTGAAGAGAATTTCTACTCCTTATGTCTATCAAGCTTCTGATGGACAAGAGGTCGGAGAACATCAGGGAGCTCATTATTTTACCATTGGTCAAAGAAGAGGATTGAATGTAGGAGGGAAAGCCGAACCTTTATTCGTGATCGCTACGGATGTAGAAGAAAATATTATCTACACAGGTATGGGAGCTGAGCATCCCGGACTAAACAAACAGGCCCTTTTTATTCAAAAAGAAGATATACACTGGTTAAGAGAAGACCTTGAACTAAGCGCAGGGGAAAGCCTGGAGCTGGATGTTCGGATTCGATATCGTCAACCTTTACAAAAGGCAAAACTTTATCGAGAGGAAGAAGGTTTGTATATAGAATTTGAGGAACTGCAAAGGGGAATTACCCCTGGACAATTTGCAGCCTGGTATAAAGGTGAAGAATTGATAGGTTCAGGAGTGATTACTTATTAA
- a CDS encoding T9SS type A sorting domain-containing protein, whose product MQRILFSIILSPLFFIFPSTLSAQFSCDSSRFLIEVFDSVEVSTGIEYGMNGRALLMDVYEPKGDTMSERPLLVLAFGGSFVFGNRDDGYMQELGTTFAKMGYVVASIDYRVTTSLITNPSNANFYGAVLKATHDMRASVRYFRKDIAENGNTFRVNTDLIYAGGVSAGGITGIHLGYLRDLSEFPPEMDTTGVGGVEGLSGNLGYSSEVAGIINYCGAIGDSVWINADEVPMLSMHGNNDAIVPYESGAVVLFNANLPVDGSASMKIRMENEGIENPFLTWEGAGHTPFLTGFSNTPALYMDSLFSFSSSILYGWVCDYYSNTTAIEPSLAEELHLKVFPNPATEYIQVEWDRFSQRELEIGLYNINGQALGVSQEDYGNGIRIYRQSLPPGYYLISLEDPKSRRRFYQNVLLR is encoded by the coding sequence ATGCAAAGAATTCTATTCTCAATTATTCTTTCCCCCCTATTTTTTATTTTCCCTTCAACACTCAGCGCTCAGTTTAGCTGTGATTCCAGTCGTTTTCTTATCGAAGTATTTGACTCTGTTGAGGTGAGTACCGGAATTGAGTACGGTATGAATGGTCGAGCCCTATTGATGGATGTATATGAGCCCAAAGGAGATACGATGTCCGAGCGACCTTTATTAGTATTGGCCTTCGGGGGATCCTTTGTATTTGGAAACCGGGATGATGGCTACATGCAGGAATTGGGGACTACTTTTGCAAAAATGGGCTATGTGGTAGCCTCCATAGACTATCGTGTTACGACAAGTCTTATAACCAATCCTTCCAATGCCAACTTCTACGGAGCTGTACTTAAAGCTACTCACGATATGCGGGCCAGTGTTCGCTACTTTAGGAAGGATATCGCTGAAAATGGCAATACCTTCCGAGTAAATACGGATTTGATCTATGCAGGAGGCGTTTCTGCTGGTGGAATTACGGGCATTCATTTGGGATATTTGAGAGACCTGAGTGAGTTTCCGCCTGAAATGGATACTACAGGAGTCGGTGGGGTAGAAGGCTTGAGTGGAAATCTGGGATATTCCTCCGAAGTAGCAGGCATCATCAATTATTGCGGAGCCATAGGAGATTCCGTCTGGATCAATGCGGATGAGGTTCCTATGCTGAGTATGCATGGGAATAATGATGCTATCGTTCCGTATGAGAGTGGGGCAGTAGTTCTCTTTAACGCAAATTTACCGGTAGATGGAAGTGCAAGCATGAAAATCAGGATGGAGAATGAAGGAATTGAAAATCCCTTTCTGACCTGGGAGGGAGCTGGACATACACCTTTTCTGACTGGCTTTAGTAATACACCAGCCCTTTATATGGATTCTTTGTTTAGTTTCTCCTCTTCTATTTTATATGGATGGGTATGTGATTATTATAGCAATACCACAGCTATTGAACCTTCTCTAGCAGAAGAATTACACCTAAAAGTATTTCCTAATCCTGCTACTGAATACATCCAGGTTGAATGGGATCGCTTTAGTCAGAGAGAACTTGAAATTGGTCTATACAATATCAATGGACAGGCCCTGGGAGTATCTCAGGAAGATTATGGAAATGGGATCAGAATTTACCGGCAAAGCCTCCCTCCCGGTTATTATCTGATTTCTTTGGAAGATCCTAAAAGCCGGAGGAGATTTTATCAAAACGTTTTGCTCCGATAG
- a CDS encoding cytochrome c peroxidase → MNMRYLGIFILSFSFLFTACEPDGPGTGGDDLDSKLIAQLLIAGGQEGIRAFQLPEDGLTALIPQDPRNPITPEKIELGKLLFHETGLGSNPLKVQGEYTYSCASCHHVAAGFQAGVIQGIGEGGYGFGTKGEGRVPMQGYSSLELDVQPIRSPAALNLSWQELMLWNGQFGATGDNIGTEQSWEFNTPKEANFLGYHGIETQAIAGMSVHRMEVDSSFIEQKNYKALFDAAFPLEDEYRRYTKITAGLAMAAYERTIMANQSPFQQWLAGDLEAMSSKQKEGALLFFGQANCVSCHKGPALNSMEFYALGMNDLPEAGTYGDGVDEATRLGRGGFTNNPQDNYKFKVPQLYNLKDSKFYGHGGSLTRLRDVVSYKNSGVAENPAVPAQQLAIDFGPLGLMESDIDAITEFISEALYDPNLSRYVPAQTLSGLCFPNNDTQSQQDLGCQ, encoded by the coding sequence ATGAATATGCGTTACCTGGGGATTTTTATCCTTTCTTTTTCTTTTCTTTTTACCGCTTGTGAACCAGATGGGCCCGGTACCGGAGGAGATGATTTGGATTCTAAATTGATTGCGCAATTATTGATTGCAGGAGGGCAGGAAGGAATTCGGGCATTTCAACTTCCAGAGGATGGTCTTACGGCACTTATCCCTCAAGACCCTCGTAATCCCATTACTCCAGAAAAGATTGAACTGGGAAAACTATTATTTCATGAAACGGGACTGGGTTCTAATCCGCTGAAGGTTCAGGGAGAATATACCTATTCTTGTGCCAGCTGCCATCATGTGGCTGCAGGTTTCCAGGCAGGTGTGATTCAGGGAATCGGTGAAGGAGGATATGGTTTTGGGACGAAAGGGGAAGGAAGAGTTCCTATGCAGGGATATAGCAGCCTGGAATTGGACGTTCAACCCATCAGGTCTCCGGCGGCACTAAATCTGAGTTGGCAGGAATTGATGCTCTGGAATGGTCAGTTTGGGGCGACAGGAGATAATATTGGGACAGAGCAAAGTTGGGAGTTTAACACTCCGAAAGAAGCTAATTTTCTAGGCTATCATGGAATAGAGACTCAGGCGATTGCAGGTATGAGTGTTCACCGAATGGAAGTAGATAGCAGCTTCATTGAGCAAAAAAACTACAAAGCTTTATTCGACGCAGCTTTTCCCCTGGAGGATGAGTACAGAAGATATACAAAAATAACTGCCGGACTTGCAATGGCTGCTTATGAAAGAACCATTATGGCAAATCAATCTCCTTTCCAGCAGTGGTTGGCAGGTGATTTGGAAGCCATGAGCAGCAAGCAAAAAGAAGGAGCTTTACTCTTTTTCGGTCAAGCAAATTGTGTCAGCTGCCATAAGGGGCCTGCCCTGAATTCTATGGAGTTTTATGCCCTGGGAATGAATGATCTGCCCGAAGCAGGTACCTATGGTGATGGAGTTGATGAAGCTACCCGTCTGGGAAGAGGAGGATTCACGAACAATCCTCAGGATAATTACAAATTTAAAGTTCCTCAACTATACAATCTAAAGGATTCCAAATTCTACGGGCATGGAGGTAGTCTAACTCGACTGAGGGATGTGGTTTCCTATAAAAACTCGGGAGTAGCAGAAAATCCTGCTGTGCCGGCTCAACAATTGGCTATAGATTTTGGGCCTTTGGGTTTGATGGAATCAGATATAGATGCCATCACTGAATTCATTTCTGAGGCGCTCTATGATCCAAATTTGAGTCGATATGTGCCTGCACAAACGCTATCAGGCCTGTGTTTTCCAAATAATGACACCCAATCTCAGCAGGATCTAGGCTGTCAATAG
- a CDS encoding sulfite exporter TauE/SafE family protein translates to MSELFQTDLSLIQWFIFAFAGLLTGVINTLAGSGSLITLPIFIFICGLPADVANGTNRIGALFQSATGVRAFQKQGELHLKGIVWIAVPIVLGAALGARIAVSLDEQMMNYSIGGLMVFMLIVLLINPKRWIRETTADVQKHKRPLNILAFFLIGIYGGFIQAGVGIFLLAGLVLLSGYSLKASNGIKLVVVFLFNIPAIYIFLRMNQIHFGYGISMAVFQSIGAYLGVKWISQIPNANVWIHRLLILIVIASAFKFLGVYSWLYVQFFS, encoded by the coding sequence ATGTCCGAGCTTTTTCAGACGGATCTCTCTCTTATACAATGGTTCATTTTCGCTTTTGCAGGTCTGTTGACAGGCGTTATAAATACCCTGGCAGGCAGTGGATCACTTATCACCCTTCCTATTTTCATTTTTATATGCGGCTTGCCAGCTGATGTAGCCAATGGTACCAATCGTATAGGAGCCCTTTTTCAAAGTGCAACGGGTGTTCGTGCTTTTCAAAAACAAGGGGAACTCCATCTGAAAGGAATCGTTTGGATAGCCGTACCTATCGTTTTGGGAGCAGCGCTGGGAGCTCGTATAGCTGTAAGTCTTGATGAGCAGATGATGAATTACAGCATCGGCGGTTTGATGGTTTTTATGTTGATCGTGCTCTTGATCAATCCCAAAAGATGGATCAGAGAAACAACGGCTGATGTGCAGAAACATAAAAGACCTTTAAATATCCTGGCTTTCTTTCTCATTGGAATATATGGAGGCTTTATACAGGCAGGAGTTGGGATTTTTCTATTGGCAGGTCTGGTTTTGCTTTCCGGATACAGTTTAAAAGCATCCAATGGAATAAAATTAGTGGTTGTGTTCCTGTTTAATATTCCGGCCATCTACATCTTCCTCAGGATGAATCAGATTCATTTTGGATATGGAATATCTATGGCTGTTTTTCAATCAATAGGTGCTTATCTCGGGGTAAAATGGATCTCTCAGATCCCCAATGCCAATGTCTGGATTCATCGGCTGTTGATTCTGATTGTAATAGCCTCTGCTTTCAAGTTTCTGGGAGTCTATTCCTGGCTGTATGTCCAGTTTTTCAGCTAA
- a CDS encoding aspartate kinase, translating into MIVMKFGGTSVGSPERIEQVYQIVSPLLEKKPIVVVSAVGGVTDLLIEAGQNALAGSLDISKIKAKHETVIAGLGLDEHIIDDMHRELESLLMGIMMIREISPRTSDYLVSFGERVSCQLVAAHFRNKGVKAKHHFAYDLGMYTDNNFQNALPLPRAFEALGKNIHALDHLPIVTGFIGHNDKAEITTLGRGGSDYTAAIIGAAVGAEEIQIWTDVNGILSTDPRIVQSAHNLPVVSFKEAAELAYFGAKVLHPKTIRPAMDRDIAVVVKNTANPQHAGTRILSDSPTSTTTVKAISVKKNVSLINIYSLRMLDAFGFLAKIFDIFSRNQVVVDMVSTSEVSVTVTVDAGQNIQAVVDELSEFAQVRVDKDLSIICLVGEGMRKGVGVAGKVFDVMAKENIPIEMISQGASDINLGFVVGQIHASKAVERLHAVLFGE; encoded by the coding sequence ATGATTGTCATGAAATTTGGAGGAACCTCAGTCGGGTCTCCTGAAAGAATTGAGCAAGTCTATCAAATTGTTAGTCCTTTGCTGGAAAAGAAGCCAATCGTAGTGGTATCAGCTGTTGGAGGGGTCACTGACCTCTTGATAGAAGCTGGTCAGAATGCCCTGGCAGGTTCTCTGGACATCAGCAAGATAAAAGCCAAGCATGAGACCGTAATTGCGGGTCTTGGACTGGATGAACATATCATCGATGATATGCATCGGGAACTGGAATCTCTGCTTATGGGGATCATGATGATCAGAGAGATCAGCCCCAGAACCTCGGATTACCTGGTATCCTTTGGAGAAAGGGTTTCCTGCCAATTGGTTGCCGCGCATTTCAGAAATAAGGGAGTAAAGGCAAAGCATCACTTTGCATATGATCTGGGAATGTATACCGATAATAATTTCCAGAATGCACTTCCTTTACCGAGGGCCTTCGAAGCGCTTGGGAAAAATATTCATGCCCTTGATCACCTCCCCATCGTAACCGGATTTATTGGCCATAATGATAAAGCTGAAATTACTACACTTGGAAGAGGAGGGAGTGATTATACAGCTGCCATTATTGGTGCGGCTGTAGGTGCAGAGGAAATTCAGATTTGGACAGATGTAAATGGGATTTTAAGCACAGATCCTCGCATTGTACAATCTGCACATAATCTACCCGTTGTTTCTTTTAAAGAGGCTGCAGAACTTGCCTATTTCGGAGCCAAAGTCCTGCACCCAAAAACCATTCGCCCTGCAATGGATAGAGACATAGCGGTAGTTGTTAAAAATACGGCGAATCCCCAACATGCGGGAACACGTATCCTCTCGGATTCTCCTACCAGTACGACTACGGTTAAAGCTATTTCTGTCAAAAAGAACGTTTCCCTGATCAATATTTATAGCCTTCGCATGCTGGATGCTTTTGGTTTCCTGGCAAAGATCTTTGATATCTTCTCCAGAAATCAGGTCGTTGTAGATATGGTTTCTACTTCAGAAGTATCTGTGACAGTTACTGTGGATGCAGGTCAAAATATCCAGGCAGTTGTTGATGAATTATCTGAATTTGCTCAGGTTCGGGTGGATAAAGATCTTTCTATCATTTGTCTGGTGGGAGAAGGTATGAGAAAAGGCGTAGGAGTCGCTGGTAAAGTCTTTGATGTGATGGCAAAAGAAAATATTCCCATCGAAATGATCTCTCAGGGAGCCTCTGATATCAATTTGGGCTTTGTGGTAGGGCAGATACATGCCTCAAAGGCCGTAGAACGCCTGCACGCGGTTCTTTTCGGAGAATAA
- a CDS encoding sterol desaturase family protein — protein MTLFLQISIFVGTCIAMEGWAWIMHKYILHGPLWFLHKSHHSVNPGWFEWNDLVSLFYGVAAAVLIILGIQNQNWMLPVGVGITFYGVFYFIFHDVIIHRRIKVKYNFKNSYINRLIRAHKIHHKTLTRKGSEAFGFLYALPKFEVKRMRKTKTR, from the coding sequence ATGACTCTTTTTCTCCAAATATCCATTTTTGTTGGTACCTGTATTGCCATGGAAGGCTGGGCCTGGATCATGCATAAATACATTTTGCATGGCCCCTTATGGTTTCTGCATAAATCTCATCATAGTGTAAACCCCGGATGGTTTGAGTGGAATGATTTGGTATCTCTATTCTATGGAGTCGCAGCAGCTGTCTTAATCATCTTAGGTATCCAGAATCAAAACTGGATGTTGCCTGTTGGAGTCGGGATTACTTTTTATGGAGTGTTCTATTTCATCTTTCACGATGTGATCATACACAGGAGAATAAAGGTGAAATACAATTTCAAAAACTCCTACATCAATCGCCTGATCAGAGCGCACAAAATCCATCACAAGACCTTAACGAGAAAAGGAAGTGAGGCTTTCGGCTTTCTATATGCCCTTCCCAAATTTGAAGTAAAACGCATGAGGAAGACAAAAACCCGCTAG
- a CDS encoding ankyrin repeat domain-containing protein — protein MKDISHKVERLLEETHDNFLKVGAHFAGKGDLLMVEEILRQRPHWLKFRGSHGRSMLWEAVNHGKIGSVQYLLDRGAEIEAPGCHFSEQLVEISPLCLAKSKGNRAMEEILLKYGASYDIYSAAFLGDEKAFLKKLNNNPEVLDRIHPLAWTEEKTALIFYVVAGENQNILHEMGERGVLIAPFSHWLLKFAYWKENWDLIEMLVKYGADPKELIISDPLKKEEYERLKALGFEIDINRPNKMGWPPIVYTSRGDNGEHPEEIQELIDAGADIEAVNSKGKTALHTAAKAGFAKVIEVLLNNGANIESRDFQEETPLFSAFRSSIRKKDKLVESINFLLDNGADLEAKNRKGKSAKDILLARKDAAELREKLKRDI, from the coding sequence ATGAAGGACATAAGCCATAAAGTTGAGCGACTACTGGAGGAAACGCATGACAATTTCCTGAAAGTAGGAGCCCATTTTGCAGGCAAAGGAGATCTGCTAATGGTAGAAGAAATCCTCAGGCAAAGACCTCATTGGCTCAAATTTCGAGGCTCGCATGGGAGGAGTATGCTTTGGGAAGCTGTGAATCATGGCAAAATCGGAAGTGTACAGTATTTGTTGGATCGCGGAGCTGAAATCGAAGCGCCTGGGTGTCATTTTAGTGAGCAATTGGTTGAAATCAGCCCTTTATGTTTGGCTAAGTCTAAAGGAAATCGGGCTATGGAAGAAATTCTGCTAAAATATGGTGCGAGCTACGACATTTACAGTGCGGCTTTTTTGGGGGATGAAAAAGCTTTTCTGAAAAAACTGAATAACAATCCGGAAGTTTTGGATCGTATTCATCCACTTGCCTGGACAGAGGAAAAAACAGCCCTGATTTTTTATGTGGTGGCTGGAGAAAATCAAAACATACTGCATGAGATGGGAGAAAGAGGGGTGCTAATCGCTCCCTTTAGTCATTGGTTGTTGAAATTTGCCTATTGGAAGGAGAATTGGGATTTGATAGAAATGCTGGTAAAATATGGAGCTGATCCCAAAGAACTGATTATCTCGGATCCCTTGAAAAAGGAGGAGTATGAACGTTTGAAGGCTTTGGGATTTGAAATAGATATCAATCGCCCAAATAAAATGGGTTGGCCTCCGATCGTTTATACGAGTAGGGGAGACAATGGCGAACATCCGGAAGAAATCCAGGAGCTCATAGATGCGGGTGCTGATATAGAGGCCGTAAATTCAAAAGGAAAAACAGCCTTACATACTGCTGCTAAGGCAGGCTTTGCCAAGGTCATCGAAGTATTGCTGAATAATGGAGCAAATATCGAAAGCAGAGACTTTCAGGAAGAGACGCCTCTTTTTAGCGCTTTTCGATCTTCCATCAGGAAAAAGGACAAGCTTGTCGAAAGCATCAACTTCCTCCTTGATAATGGAGCCGATCTCGAGGCTAAGAACAGGAAAGGGAAAAGCGCAAAAGATATCTTGCTTGCGCGAAAAGATGCTGCCGAACTTCGGGAAAAACTGAAAAGGGATATCTAG
- a CDS encoding PhoH family protein: MPESSKKRKIYVLDTSVILHDNNAINNFEENDIAIPITVLEELDNFKQGNSSKNFEARAFIRFIDRFSGKFTLQDWVPIEGEYKGRFRVIMPKAERQVDAEVIFDEKKPDHKILNSALSLKEEEPDCKVILVTKDINLRLKAKALNLPAEDYETGKIKDVKNLYTGNALQEHVSADTINKIFEKGSIDVDKVLDEKPFDNHYFILKNGTQSTLTVYNPENKSLDRVEKQTAFGIKPKNAEQTFALHAILNPEIKLVTLQGVAGTGKTLLALAGALEQKQNFRQILIARPVVPLSNKDIGYLPGDITSKLNPYMEPLWDNLKFIKNQFSPSEKRYKQIEGMVENEKIVITPLTYIRGRSLSKVFFIIDEAQNLTPHEIKTIITRAGENTKLIFAGDIKQIDTPYLDAQSNGLSYVIDKLKGQRLFAHMTLEKGERSELANLATELL, translated from the coding sequence ATGCCAGAATCAAGCAAGAAGCGTAAAATTTACGTACTAGATACCTCCGTCATTCTCCATGATAATAATGCGATCAACAATTTTGAAGAGAATGATATCGCCATTCCCATTACCGTATTAGAAGAACTCGACAATTTTAAACAGGGCAATTCTTCCAAAAACTTTGAGGCTCGGGCATTTATCAGATTTATCGATAGATTTTCCGGAAAATTCACCTTGCAGGACTGGGTTCCTATAGAAGGAGAATATAAAGGCCGCTTTCGCGTCATAATGCCAAAAGCAGAAAGACAGGTAGATGCGGAGGTTATTTTTGATGAAAAGAAGCCAGATCACAAAATCCTCAATTCGGCACTTTCTCTCAAAGAAGAAGAACCGGATTGTAAAGTAATTCTGGTCACCAAAGACATAAATCTGAGGCTAAAAGCCAAGGCGCTCAATTTGCCTGCTGAAGATTATGAAACGGGTAAGATAAAAGATGTAAAGAACCTGTATACAGGCAATGCCCTTCAGGAACATGTTTCTGCAGATACCATCAATAAGATTTTTGAGAAAGGAAGCATAGATGTGGACAAGGTATTGGATGAGAAACCTTTCGATAACCATTACTTTATCCTGAAAAATGGAACTCAGTCTACCCTGACTGTTTACAATCCCGAGAATAAAAGCCTGGATCGGGTAGAAAAGCAAACTGCTTTTGGGATCAAACCCAAAAATGCTGAGCAAACCTTTGCTTTGCATGCAATCCTCAACCCGGAGATAAAACTTGTCACGTTGCAAGGAGTTGCCGGAACAGGGAAAACCCTCTTGGCCTTGGCGGGAGCCCTGGAGCAAAAGCAGAATTTTCGACAAATCCTGATTGCCAGGCCGGTTGTTCCTCTGAGTAATAAAGACATTGGCTACTTGCCGGGAGATATTACCTCCAAACTCAATCCTTATATGGAACCCCTTTGGGACAACCTGAAGTTTATCAAGAATCAATTTTCTCCTTCTGAAAAACGCTATAAGCAGATCGAAGGGATGGTCGAAAATGAGAAGATTGTAATCACCCCGCTCACCTACATTCGGGGTAGGAGTCTGTCAAAAGTATTCTTCATCATTGATGAAGCCCAAAACCTCACACCTCACGAAATTAAGACGATCATCACCCGGGCTGGAGAAAATACCAAATTGATTTTTGCTGGAGATATCAAGCAAATAGACACTCCTTATCTGGATGCTCAAAGTAATGGGCTCTCTTATGTGATTGATAAGCTAAAGGGGCAAAGATTATTTGCCCATATGACGCTTGAGAAAGGAGAAAGATCGGAATTGGCCAATCTGGCTACAGAACTGCTATAA
- a CDS encoding outer membrane beta-barrel protein, which yields MEKYYIRYFIILTFLLQTVAFAQEEEGFKHAIRATIAPQASFFSPYEDNFTEGNARYQGFSFGVEGSKWVSPNVQLSLGYYFSQQVGNTDDFFCLRIGPNPCPQRRAKINIMKIPFTAGIKIHEAKNYQTKFNLGPQIQINFTESRRGRPDYKPISLGIVGEWSHYFVLGKHLDFVGSLRYDQSITNVDENSLSNRYSAVGLHLGLNYNL from the coding sequence ATGGAAAAATATTACATCCGCTATTTCATCATTCTAACTTTCTTACTACAAACTGTTGCTTTTGCGCAGGAAGAAGAAGGCTTTAAACACGCGATCAGGGCTACCATAGCTCCTCAGGCTTCCTTTTTTAGTCCGTATGAGGATAACTTTACCGAAGGAAATGCTCGATACCAAGGCTTCAGCTTTGGAGTAGAAGGATCCAAATGGGTCAGTCCAAATGTACAATTGAGTTTGGGCTATTATTTTTCTCAGCAGGTAGGTAATACAGATGATTTCTTTTGCCTGCGTATAGGTCCCAATCCCTGCCCACAAAGAAGAGCCAAGATCAATATCATGAAGATCCCCTTTACGGCTGGGATCAAGATCCACGAAGCAAAAAATTATCAGACAAAATTCAATCTGGGCCCTCAAATCCAAATCAATTTTACAGAGTCTCGCAGAGGAAGACCGGATTACAAACCGATAAGCCTGGGGATAGTAGGCGAATGGTCTCACTATTTTGTTCTGGGTAAGCACCTCGATTTTGTGGGAAGCCTTAGATATGACCAGTCCATAACAAATGTTGATGAAAATTCCCTGAGCAATCGTTATAGCGCCGTAGGTTTACATCTGGGACTCAACTACAATCTTTAA